Proteins encoded together in one Bactrocera neohumeralis isolate Rockhampton chromosome 4, APGP_CSIRO_Bneo_wtdbg2-racon-allhic-juicebox.fasta_v2, whole genome shotgun sequence window:
- the LOC126757607 gene encoding ribose-5-phosphate isomerase: protein MTRTPVISLLKVVHYNCSHQKFTRKTLSSFSKTVLQTTASSSNMSLNEAKRIAAHRAVDEWVKTNTVIGIGSGSTVVFAVERLAERVQKEGLKVTCVPTSFQARQLIVENNLVLGDLDRNPKLAVAIDGADEVDRNMVLIKGGGGCLLQEKIVASCAEKLIIIADYTKNSEHLGEQYKKGVPIEVVPMAYVPIKERIAAKYGGELKLRMAVAKAGPCVTDNGNFILDWHFKQNCDCDWAKVNSELLQIPGVVETGLFVNMATKAYFGMNDGSVKTQDK, encoded by the coding sequence ATGACAAGGACGCCAGTGATAAGTTTACTAAAAGTAGTTCACTACAATTGTAGTCACCAAAAATTCACAAGGAAAACACTAAGCAGCTTCTCAAAAACAGTCTTGCAAACGACCGCCTCAAGTTCAAATATGTCATTGAACGAAGCAAAACGCATTGCCGCTCACCGCGCCGTCGACGAGTGGGTAAAGACAAATACCGTCATAGGTATTGGCAGTGGTTCAACCGTGGTATTTGCTGTGGAACGCCTTGCTGAACGAGTGCAAAAAGAAGGTTTGAAGGTGACATGTGTGCCAACCAGCTTTCAAGCACGCCAACTAATTGTGGAAAATAATTTGGTACTCGGTGATTTAGACCGCAATCCTAAACTTGCAGTAGCAATTGATGGCGCAGATGAAGTGGATCGGAATATGGTACTTATAAAAGGTGGGGGCGGTTGTTTATTGCAGGAAAAAATTGTAGCATCATGCGCGGAAAAGTTGATAATAATAGCagattatacaaaaaattcagaACATTTGGGTGAACAGTACAAAAAGGGCGTACCCATTGAAGTAGTGCCAATGGCATATGTGCCGATAAAAGAGCGCATTGCTGCTAAATATGGCGGAGAACTCAAACTTCGCATGGCAGTGGCTAAGGCCGGACCTTGCGTAACGGACAATGGCAATTTCATACTCGATTGGCATTTCAAGCAAAATTGCGACTGTGACTGGGCAAAGGTTAACAGCGAACTGCTGCAAATACCTGGGGTAGTCGAAACGGGATTATTTGTGAATATGGCAACAAAAGCTTATTTCGGCATGAATGATGGTAGCGTTAAGACACAGGataaataa
- the LOC126757608 gene encoding protein TEX261 produces the protein MSFLYILSWVSTVIHIVFITISIAAGLYYVAELVEEYTQTARKIITMMIGATVFVYIMFIFFDNLPWKMILCGLAAQMFHAIIMSNFPFIRFISVPFIGAIVLLIINHMLAFQYFTSYYYPFLQILAYFTICLWLVPFALFVSLSANDNVLPTTVNDSMGSQDVVTNYFSRGKKQGLLSLFNYAKDSLLPTRNKKSF, from the exons ATGTCTTTTCTATATATACTGAGTTGGGTATCCACGGTGATACATATTGTTTTCATCACAATATCGATTG cgGCGGGTCTGTACTATGTCGCTGAATTGGTGGAAGAGTACACGCAAACTGCTCGAAAGATCATTACAATGATGATCGGTGCAACagtatttgtgtatataatgtTTATATTCTTTGACAATTTACCATGGAAGATGATACTGTGTGGCCTTGCAGCGCAAATGTTTCATGCGATAATCATGAGTAACTTCCCATTCATACGTTTCATCTCAGTTCCTTTTATTGGAGCAATAGTATTACTGATTATTAACCATATGTTGGCCTTCCAGTACTTCACCAGCTATTATTATCCCTTCCTACAG aTTTTGGCATATTTTACAATATGTCTCTGGCTGGTGCCATTTGCACTCTTCGTTTCCCTGAGTGCAAACGACAATGTGCTGCCGACTACGGTTAATGACAGTATGG GAAGTCAAGATGTGGTTACGAATTATTTCAGCCGTGGGAAAAAACAAGGACTGTTATCGCTTTTTAACTATGCTAAGGATAGTTTATTACCTACAAGAAACAAGAAATCTTTCTGA
- the LOC126757606 gene encoding protein mahjong isoform X2 → MPPNNVEPVEHQQSDAEMRDAEEIQPTTSTALATGSTTQNQDANGSEVASDTHDERAPAEPNADADTEMNAAEENEANGPNEANGNAAEAAENEEAGAGAAAEADPFYGFEDEEPNFDSKDMSQVLQIWEAQHTRSGFDPVPVLKRLAEIFEKEKEIYMRKDHDPFEDRHPYRTDPKCQFGVLLKQLFRKDVFVSKLVSDYLRDNFFTRQNIQKSSLELNILSCRLIFIIAPGLETSAVFQGEFEHLIHRIFGWAEDSIEPLQSYATGLLGAAMEVTEIAVSFKEHNIRLIPKTLKRLHMLQAIYYSGNECSLSTLTLPPSDSSLEDNISFEKLLPPWSNNDSAFVSSPQSENDAKASTSQASKSTLLDTNCSNSNMSTLLENSRDAFPQGSGSRYYKKMYIPLHPPTVESSQMLMLRYLTSLGNHQDYLGLVFEHRAMHLVFGYLEELDRRDTCLAFEALKYLASLLCHKKFALEFIAHGGLELLLKVPRPSIAATGVSINLYYLAYCEEAMERMCSMPRTVIAELVHYALWLMERSYDSGVCHATMFFGLSFQFKVILDEFDAQDGLRKLYNVISILKILNPSNNDDDENPINDDLECASRQLVRHVCVALKRYMESHLFYKYNNFMRSQCLFSNEFSQHNVTKAAKLTLEQISEQVRTLQENTSVRAHWAPVDKLLKVSGITLLLKIIALSYDWNNSVRSEIVRSSLDVLSICCVIPRVFQVYCERLDVPDSAGASGIYFILAAASGDITADADVQKSALAVLVHCVCAPLSRKEPNTAMKMFHSSAKKEPTSAGKGLNSSKRNRPANRYCEELIEKVWESVCSNNGIIILLSLMQIKAPITDADCIRGMACRALAGLARSERVGQIVGKLTLFSNGQIQTLMRDPILQEKRAEHVLFQKYAIELVERVSGKTKPISNKMDPSLANIHKANVIAQTKIQYNEQQLYQLIHDHLESKGLLQTAQMLQKEAGLPQVSANTTKSFHQSPFDYKVLPSSTVRQRLRSRMQDVNNAIQSLANSSTSDQQQLNSSLTLDELPSSSSAVTPIKLVKKSEKINTSANSASALAIANANAQRSLQKQITSLPEDVRSESGSPPPQHGNQTGITLGTIVTEYLTNQHALCNNPMTTCPQFDLFTPHKCPDPKPNRSGDNLNLTARIFKAQAGYNTARLDRRYVHSNFAPWRSVRSNDFPSLQFSTCEIVSPSKLLLVGTHRGEVKAFNLSTGTEVFSSTCHGYVVDSIISNRAGDLVLTSCSWRSPLSVLWSIQHNEFATKLSFGDDYYCEFNNLTQDKVLGTQNDCAIIYDINTGNKISTFTPTLSNQYVKNRATFCPTDELILSDGVLWDVRSGKEIHKFDKLNQCLSGVFHPNGLEIISNTEVWDLRTFHLLQTVPVLDQCFLKFSPMRVIYSYNAEASDERIDAMLEELPACETSFKVLDAYDYSSISTIDVRRGIYDMSISDNGSLIALVENQPAFDSRPETFVKIYAVGMKKIENQDEEDDEEPESDEDGSDSDSTDIFDMSEGQLRFRRRNRSDGDDDDDDEDMDSDDDSDNNDGDDDDNDGWVDVNSHSSMSDDNDDGDDNEQAQRESSSSDDEIMEIHFRPF, encoded by the exons ATGCCGCCCAACAACGTAGAGCCAGTTGAGCATCAACAAAGTGATGCGGAAATGCGTGATGCAGAAGAAATTCAGCCAACAACCTCAACAGCGCTTGCAACAGGGTCTACGACGCAAAATCAGGATGCGAATGGCAGTGAAGTTGCCAGTGATACACATGATGAGCGAGCGCCAGCAGAACCAAATGCAGACGCAGATACGGAGATGAACGCTGCTGAGGAGAATGAAGCTAATGGCCCTAACGAAGCTAATGGGAATGCAGCAGAGGCAGCCGAAAATGAAGAAGCTGGAGCTGGCGCAGCTGCTGAGGCCGATCCATTTTATGGTTTCGAAGATGAAGAACCAAATTTCGATAGTAAAGATATGTCGCAAGTGCTGCAAATTTGGGAAGCACAACATACACGTTCCGGATTCGATCCAGTGCCAGTGTTGAAAAG ATTGGCCGAAATCttcgaaaaggaaaaagaaatttatatgcGTAAAGATCACGATCCATTTGAGGATCGACATCCCTATCGTACTGATCCCAAGTGCCAATTTGGTGTACTACTGAAGCAGCTCTTCCGCAAAGATGTGTTCGTTAGTAAG CTTGTAAGCGACTATCTGCGTGATAATTTCTTTACACgccaaaatatacaaaaaagttcCTTAGAACTCAATATACTATCATGTCGCCTAATATTCATAATTGCGCCTGGTTTGGAGACATCCGCCGTATTCCAAGGCGAATTCGAGCATCTGATTCATAGAATTTTCGGTTGGGCCGAAGATAGTATTGAGCCGTTACAAAGTTATGCCACCGGTCTGCTAGGTGCAGCTATGGAGGTAACCGAAATAGCAGTGTCATTCAAGGAACACAATATTCGCCTCATACCCAAAACGCTGAAGCGTCTACATATGTTACAAGCGATCTACTACTCTGGCAATGAATGTAGCCTTTCTACGCTTACACTACCACCATCCGATTCCAGCTTAGAAgataatatttcatttgaaaaactaCTGCCACCTTGGAGCAATAACGACTCTGCTTTTGTGTCATCGCCCCAATCAGAGAACGATGCCAAGGCATCAACATCGCAAGCTTCAAAAAGTACATTATTGGACACAAATTGTTCGAATTCGAACATGTCGACTTTGCTGGAGAACAGTCGTGATGCCTTCCCACAAGGCAGTGGCTCGCGttactacaaaaaaatgtacatacccCTGCATCCGCCCACCGTCGAATCGAGCCAAATGCTAATGTTACGGTACTTAACATCACTCGGCAACCATCAAGACTATTTAGGTTTGGTTTTCGAACATCGTGCTATGCATTTAGTGTTCGGCTATTTGGAGGAATTGGACAGGCGTGACACATGTCTGGCATTTGAGGCGCTAAAATATCTAGCTTCTTTGCTTTGCCATAAAAAATTCGCTCTGGAATTCATCGCGCACGGCGGACTGGAG ttgctGCTTAAAGTGCCGCGTCCTAGCATTGCAGCTACCGGCGTTTCAATAAATCTCTACTACCTCGCCTACTGCGAAGAGGCCATGGAGCGCATGTGCAGCATGCCACGAACTGTGATAGCCGAATTAGTGCACTATGCGCTGTGGCTAATGGAACGCTCTTATGATTCGGGCGTCTGCCATGCGACCATGTTCTTTGGCCTCAGTTTTCAATTCAAAGTCATTTTGGACGAATTCGATGCGCAGGATGGCCTGCGGAAACTCTACAATGTG ATTTCGatacttaaaattttgaatccGTCAAACAACGATGATGATGAGAACCCTATCAATGATGATTTGGAGTGTGCTTCACGTCAACTCGTGCGCCATGTGTGCGTGGCACTCAAACGCTACATGGAGAGTCATCTCTTCTACAAGTACAACAACTTCATGCGTTCGCAATGCCTGTTTTCCAACGAGTTCTCGCAGCATAATGTCACCAAAGCGGCCAAACTGACCCTAGAGCAGATCAGCGAACAGGTGCGCACCTTACAGGAGAACACATCGGTGCGCGCACATTGGGCGCCCGTGGACAAGCTACTGAAAGTGAGCGGCATAACGCTGCTGCTGAAAATCATAGCGCTCTCATACGACTGGAACAACAGCGTCAG ATCCGAAATAGTGCGCTCCTCGTTGGATGTGCTGTCCATTTGCTGCGTCATACCGCGCGTATTCCAGGTCTACTGCGAGCGCTTGGATGTGCCCGATAGCGCCGGTGCCTCCGGTATTTACTTCATATTGGCTGCTGCTTCGGGCGATATCACTGCAGACGCGGATGTGCAAAAATCAGCTTTGGCCGTCTTGGTCCATTGCGTCTGCGCACCACTTTCAAGG AAGGAACCAAATACCGCCATGAAAATGTTCCACTCATCAGCCAAG AAAGAGCCAACTAGCGCCGGGAAAGGGCTAAATTCGTCCAAGCGCAACAGACCAGCAAACCGCTACTGCGAAGAGCTAATCGAAAAGGTTTGGGAGTCGGTGTGCTCCAATAACGGCATTATTATATTACTCTCGTTGATGCAAATCAAGGCGCCCATCACCGATGCGGACTGCATTCGCGGCATGGCCTGTCGCGCTTTGGCCGGCCTGGCACGCTCCGAGCGCGTGGGCCAAATCGTCGGAAAACTAACACTCTTTTCAAACGGCCAGATACAGACGCTGATGCGCGATCCCATACTGCAGGAGAAACGCGCCGAGCATGTCTTATTTCAGAAGTACGCAATCGAGCTCGTCGAACGCGTCTCGGGCAAAACAAAACCCATCTCCAACAAAATGGATCCCTCACTCGCCAACATACACAAAGCCAATGTGATTGCGCAAACGAAAATCCAGTATAACGAGCAACAGCTCTACCAGCTGATACACGACCATCTGGAATCGAAGGGTCTGCTGCAGACGGCGCAAATGCTGCAGAAGGAGGCTGGCCTACCGCAGGTCTCGGCCAACACGACGAAGAGCTTCCACCAATCGCCGTTCGACTACAAAGTGCTGCCTTCATCAACGGTACGCCAGCGTTTGCGCAGCCGCATGCAAGACGTCAACAATGCCATACAGAGCTTAGCGAATTCATCCACCAGCGACCAACAGCAACTGAACAGCAGCCTGACGCTGGACGAGCTGCCGAGCAGCAGCAGCGCGGTAACGCCAATTAAATTGGTGAAAAAGTCGGAGAAGATCAACACCAGCGCGAACAGCGCCAGCGCTTTGGCCATTGCGAATGCGAATGCGCAGCGTtcgttgcaaaagcaaatcacCTCACTGCCAGAGGATGTACGTTCGGAGAGTGGTTCGCCGCCGCCGCAGCACGGCAACCAGACGGGCATCACGCTGGGCACCATCGTCACCGAGTATCTCACGAATCAGCATGCCTTGTGCAACAACCCGATGACCACATGTCCACAATTCGACCTATTCACGCCACACAAGTGCCCGGACCCCAAGCCCAATCGCTCGGGCGATAATCTGAATTTAACAGCGCGCATCTTCAAAGCGCAAGCCGGTTACAACACAGCGCGCCTGGATCGACGCTATGTGCATTCGAACTTCGCGCCTTGGCGTTCGGTGCGCTCCAATGACTTCCCCTCGCTGCAGTTCTCCACGTGTGAGATTGTGTCGCCCTCCAAACTGCTGCTCGTCGGTACGCACCGGGGCGAAGTGAAGGCATTCAATCTCTCCACCGGCACAGAGGTCTTCTCGTCCACCTGCCACGGTTATGTGGTCGATTCCATCATTTCGAACCGCGCTGGCGACCTGGTGCTGACCTCGTGCTCTTGGCGTTCGCCGCTCAGCGTGCTCTGGTCTATACAACATAACGAGTTCGCGACGAAGCTCAGCTTTGGCGACGACTACTATTGCGAATTCAACAACCTGACGCAGGACAAAGTGCTTGGCACGCAAAATGAC TGCGCCATCATTTACGACATAAATACGGGAAATAAGATTTCCACCTTCACACCAACGCTCAGCAACCAGTATGTGAAGAACCGTGCAACCTTCTGTCCCACCGACGAGCTCATTCTGTCAG ATGGCGTGTTGTGGGATGTGCGTTCCGGCAAGGAGATACACAAGTTCGACAAGCTCAATCAATGTCTTTCCGGCGTATTCCACCCGAATGGTTTGGAG ATTATTTCAAACACCGAAGTGTGGGACCTGCGTACATTCCATCTGCTGCAGACGGTGCCGGTGCTGGACCAGTGTTTCCTGAAATTCTCGCCCATGCGCGTCATCTACAGTTACAACGCAGAAGCGTCCGATGAGCGCATCGATGCAATGCTGGAGGAATTGCCCGCCTGTGAGACTAGCTTTAAGGTTCTGGACGCGTACGACTACTCTTCGATATCGACGATAGACGTGCGGCGCGGCATCTACGACATGAGCATAAGCGATAATGGAAGTCTGATTGCGCTGGTGGAGAACCAGCCGGCGTTCGACTCGCGGCCGGAGACGTTCGTGAAGATCTATGCTGTGGG